A region from the Brassica napus cultivar Da-Ae chromosome C8, Da-Ae, whole genome shotgun sequence genome encodes:
- the LOC106391171 gene encoding uncharacterized protein LOC106391171 isoform X1 — protein sequence MWSSQRFLTPNRPQTLTDIHGEHQIPANHIYVSLDLLCFIYISDPDGLFVHKEMRIEELPNAFNLNQVSIATEGLKDAQQPIMDLMGVSSKIQEKIGSSKDFPDDLHEDDCMSLRLLKLTWETSPKWMECLFLSNAIIKLIMMRTLSCPRTNRADWSSTCSSSC from the exons ATGTGGTCCTCTCAGAGATTTTTAACCCCAAATCGACCTCAAACGTTGACAGACATCCATGGCGAGCACCAAATTCCAGCCAATCATATCTACGTTTCCTTGGATCTTCTATGTTTCATCTATAT CTCAGATCCAGATGGGCTATTTGTGCATAAAGAGATGAGGATTGAAGAACTACCTAAT GCTTTCAATCTCAATCAAGTTTCAATTGCCACTGAAGGACTGAAAGATGCTCAACAACCT ATTATGGATTTGATGGGCGTGAGTTCtaaaatacaagaaaaaatTGGTAGTAGCAAAGATTTTCCTGATGACCTTCACGAAGATGATTGCATG AGCCTGAGGCTCTTGAAGCTGACATGGGAAACGAGTCCAAAGTGGATGGAGTGCCTTTTTCTCTCCAACGCGATAATCAAACTGATTATGATGAGGACCTTATCTTGCCCCAGAACCAATAGGGCAGACTGGAGCTCAACCTGCTCGAGTTCATGTTAA
- the LOC106391171 gene encoding uncharacterized protein LOC106391171 isoform X8: MASTKFQPIISTFPWIFYVSSIYPDGLFVHKEMRIEELPNIMDLMGVSSKIQEKIGSSKDFPDDLHEDDCMSLRLLKLTWETSPKWMECLFLSNAIIKLIMMRTLSCPRTNRADWSSTCSSSC, from the exons ATGGCGAGCACCAAATTCCAGCCAATCATATCTACGTTTCCTTGGATCTTCTATGTTTCATCTATAT ATCCAGATGGGCTATTTGTGCATAAAGAGATGAGGATTGAAGAACTACCTAAT ATTATGGATTTGATGGGCGTGAGTTCtaaaatacaagaaaaaatTGGTAGTAGCAAAGATTTTCCTGATGACCTTCACGAAGATGATTGCATG AGCCTGAGGCTCTTGAAGCTGACATGGGAAACGAGTCCAAAGTGGATGGAGTGCCTTTTTCTCTCCAACGCGATAATCAAACTGATTATGATGAGGACCTTATCTTGCCCCAGAACCAATAGGGCAGACTGGAGCTCAACCTGCTCGAGTTCATGTTAA
- the LOC106391171 gene encoding uncharacterized protein LOC106391171 isoform X2, which translates to MWSSQRFLTPNRPQTLTDIHGEHQIPANHIYVSLDLLCFIYISDPDGLFVHKEMRIEELPNAFNLNQVSIATEGLKDAQQPIMDLMGVSSKIQEKIGSSKDFPDDLHEDDCMSLRLLKLTWETSPKWMECLFLSNAIIKLIMMRTLSCPRTNRADWSSTCSSSC; encoded by the exons ATGTGGTCCTCTCAGAGATTTTTAACCCCAAATCGACCTCAAACGTTGACAGACATCCATGGCGAGCACCAAATTCCAGCCAATCATATCTACGTTTCCTTGGATCTTCTATGTTTCATCTATAT CTCAGATCCAGATGGGCTATTTGTGCATAAAGAGATGAGGATTGAAGAACTACCTAAT GCTTTCAATCTCAATCAAGTTTCAATTGCCACTGAAGGACTGAAAGATGCTCAACAACCT ATTATGGATTTGATGGGCGTGAGTTCtaaaatacaagaaaaaatTGGTAGTAGCAAAGATTTTCCTGATGACCTTCACGAAGATGATTGCATG AGCCTGAGGCTCTTGAAGCTGACATGGGAAACGAGTCCAAAGTGGATGGAGTGCCTTTTTCTCTCCAACGCGATAATCAAACTGATTATGATGAGGACCTTATCTTGCCCCAGAACCAATAGGGCAGACTGGAGCTCAACCTGCTCGAGTTCAT GCTGA
- the LOC106392685 gene encoding uncharacterized protein LOC106392685, which yields MVSEIKKEEVATEYKLLLEAKTKRMNKMMDTKLDAFRQEYQPQYSDQRRGQRRDMHNPNQQEHAGSQETDDYYEHVSSGFRQSQRRQRRAHEGRRDELAGVKLKIFPFHGKADQDAYLEWEKKTELVFDCQQYSQARKIRVAATEFYDYALSWWDQLVTSRRRNGEDHVDTWTEMKTIMRKRFFPSHYHRDLHNRLRKLTQGSRTVEEYYQELEMLMLRACVSEDREATMSRFLGGLNREIQDNLEMQQYVEIEEMLHKAMLVEQQFKRKGPSRSSYGTSKYPSSKYEKPNYQKESTPYQKEEAKPSIVYSKDKRKAEATSSRARDVKCFKCQGRGHYANECTNKRIMILLENGEYESEDGENKEEEKTHSGEDYEEEPVRGRLLVDRRTLNLQTKTEELEQRENQFDTRCLVQGKVCSLIVDGGSCVNVACETMVTKLGLKIQKHPKPYRLQWLNEEGEMRVSTQVMVPLAIGRHEDEVLCDVLPMEAGHILLGRPWQSESRVIHDGYTNKHSFEFKGRKTVFIPMTPKEVQQDQIQLQKKKKIDLPPDKNKQQNFYVKAGDIKRTLYSKQPVLLLVFKEYLLTLTDLTPVYPSELVALLQEYEDVFPEESPIGLPPIRGIEHQIDFVPVSTLPN from the coding sequence ATGGTGAGTgaaattaaaaaagaagaagttgctACTGAGTACAAGCTGTTGCTTGAAGCTAAAACAAAACGCATGAATAAGATGATGGATACTAAGCTTGATGCCTTTAGACAAGAGTATCAGCCCCAATACTCTGATCAAAGGCGTGGCCAAAGGAGAGACATGCATAATCCGAACCAACAAGAACATGCTGGATCGCAAGAGACAGACGACTACTATGAGCACGTCAGTTCCGGTTTCAGACAAAGCCAGAGAAGGCAAAGGCGTGCACATGAAGGTAGAAGAGATGAGCTAGCTGGTGTGAAGCTCAAGATATTCCCGTTCCATGGAAAGGCCGATCAAGACGCTTATCTAGAATGGGAGAAGAAGACAGAGCTCGTCTTTGATTGCCAGCAATACTCTCAAGCTAGGAAGATCCGAGTAGCTGCAACAGAGTTCTATGACTATGCCctgagttggtgggatcaaTTAGTCACAAGCAGAAGGCGCAATGGAGAAGACCATGTTGATACATGGACTGAGATGAAGACTATCATGCGGAAGAGGTTTTTTCCGAGCCACTATCATCGTGATCTCCACAACCGGCTGAGGAAACTCACACAAGGATCACGCACCGTggaagaatactatcaagagCTGGAGATGCTTATGTTGAGAGCTTGTGTCTCGGAAGACAGGGAAGCTACTATGTCTCGATTCCTTGGAGGATTAAACCGTGAAATACAAGATAACTTGGAGATGCAACAATATGTGGAGatagaagagatgttgcacaaagcCATGCTAGTGGAACAACAGTTCAAAAGAAAAGGCCCCTCTCGCTCTAGCTATGGAACAAGCAAGTATCCAAGTTCTAAATATGAGAAACCAAACTATCAGAAGGAGAGCACGCCATATCAGAAAGAAGAGGCCAAGCCAAGCATAGTCTACAGCAAAGATAAAAGAAAGGCTGAAGCTACTAGTTCAAGAGCTAGGGATGTAAAGTGCTTTAAGTGTCAAGGAAGAGGACACTATGCTAATGAATGCACCAACAAGAGAATCATGATCCTTCTTGAGAATGGCGAGTATGAATCTGAAGATGGAgagaataaagaagaagaaaaaacccaCTCTGGAGAAGATTATGAAGAAGAACCAGTACGTGGAAGGTTACTAGTAGATAGAAGGACTCTAAACTTGCAAACTAAGACCGAGGAGCTTGAGCAAAGAGAGAACCAGTTCGACACAAGATGTCTGGTCCAAGGAAAGGTTTGTAGCCTTATTGTTGATGGAGGGAGTTGCGTGAATGTTGCTTGTGAGACTATGGTAACGAAACTTGGATTGAAGATCCAAAAGCATCCTAAACCGTACCGTCTAcaatggctcaatgaagagggcgagatgagagtGTCTACTCAGGTGATGGTTCCTTTGGCTATTGGAAGGCatgaagatgaagtcttgtgtgatgtcttgcctatggaagctggacacatTCTTCTCGGGAGACCTTGGCAATCAGAAAGCCGTGTGATCCATGATGGCTACACCAACAAACACTCTTTTGAGTTTAAAGGCAGAAAGACAGTCTTTATACCAATGACTCCTAAAGAAGTTCAGCAAGATCAAATTCAGctccaaaagaagaaaaaaattgatctACCACCAGATAAGAACAAGCAACAGAACTTCTATGTCAAAGCTGGTGATATCAAAAGAACTCTCTATTCTAAGCAACCTGTTCTATTACTAGTTTTTAAAGAATATCTTCTAACTTTGACTGATCTTACACCGGTATATCCGAGTGAACTTGTtgctcttttacaggaatatgaGGATGTGTTTCCAGAGGAGAGTCCCATTGGCCTACCACCCATACGTGGGATTGAACATCAGATAGATTTTGTACCAGTATCAACACTACCAAACTGA
- the LOC106391171 gene encoding uncharacterized protein LOC106391171 isoform X9 — translation MWSSQRFLTPNRPQTLTDIHGEHQIPANHIYVSLDLLCFIYISDPDGLFVHKEMRIEELPNAFNLNQVSIATEGLKDAQQPIMDLMGVSSKIQEKIGSSKDFPDDLHEDDCMVLLVYFRA, via the exons ATGTGGTCCTCTCAGAGATTTTTAACCCCAAATCGACCTCAAACGTTGACAGACATCCATGGCGAGCACCAAATTCCAGCCAATCATATCTACGTTTCCTTGGATCTTCTATGTTTCATCTATAT CTCAGATCCAGATGGGCTATTTGTGCATAAAGAGATGAGGATTGAAGAACTACCTAAT GCTTTCAATCTCAATCAAGTTTCAATTGCCACTGAAGGACTGAAAGATGCTCAACAACCT ATTATGGATTTGATGGGCGTGAGTTCtaaaatacaagaaaaaatTGGTAGTAGCAAAGATTTTCCTGATGACCTTCACGAAGATGATTGCATG GTGCTTTTGGTGTATTTTAGAGCCTGA
- the BNAC08G07690D gene encoding uncharacterized protein BNAC08G07690D, with the protein MNSMFSAFDALFAELMVGKNLMASSFNATATTKPASPQTQTQVQKNEKTSNKRTGLMQKTPRFALELDGLHCFETIVRS; encoded by the coding sequence ATGAATTCCATGTTCAGTGCCTTTGACGCTCTCTTCGCTGAGCTTATGGTGGGAAAGAACCTTATGGCTTCGTCGTTTAATGCTACAGCCACCACCAAACCCGCGTCACCGCAAACTCAAACGCAAGTGCAGAAGAATGAAAAGACAAGTAACAAAAGGACGGGTTTGATGCAGAAAACTCCGAGGTTTGCTCTGGAGCTCGACGGTCTTCACTGCTTCGAGACAATAGTCCGTTCttga
- the LOC106391171 gene encoding uncharacterized protein LOC106391171 isoform X6: protein MFHLYVDPDGLFVHKEMRIEELPNAFNLNQVSIATEGLKDAQQPIMDLMGVSSKIQEKIGSSKDFPDDLHEDDCMSLRLLKLTWETSPKWMECLFLSNAIIKLIMMRTLSCPRTNRADWSSTCSSSC from the exons ATGTTTCATCTATATGTTG ATCCAGATGGGCTATTTGTGCATAAAGAGATGAGGATTGAAGAACTACCTAAT GCTTTCAATCTCAATCAAGTTTCAATTGCCACTGAAGGACTGAAAGATGCTCAACAACCT ATTATGGATTTGATGGGCGTGAGTTCtaaaatacaagaaaaaatTGGTAGTAGCAAAGATTTTCCTGATGACCTTCACGAAGATGATTGCATG AGCCTGAGGCTCTTGAAGCTGACATGGGAAACGAGTCCAAAGTGGATGGAGTGCCTTTTTCTCTCCAACGCGATAATCAAACTGATTATGATGAGGACCTTATCTTGCCCCAGAACCAATAGGGCAGACTGGAGCTCAACCTGCTCGAGTTCATGTTAA
- the LOC106391171 gene encoding uncharacterized protein LOC106391171 isoform X3 produces MASTKFQPIISTFPWIFYVSSICCSDPDGLFVHKEMRIEELPNAFNLNQVSIATEGLKDAQQPIMDLMGVSSKIQEKIGSSKDFPDDLHEDDCMSLRLLKLTWETSPKWMECLFLSNAIIKLIMMRTLSCPRTNRADWSSTCSSSC; encoded by the exons ATGGCGAGCACCAAATTCCAGCCAATCATATCTACGTTTCCTTGGATCTTCTATGTTTCATCTATATGTTG CTCAGATCCAGATGGGCTATTTGTGCATAAAGAGATGAGGATTGAAGAACTACCTAAT GCTTTCAATCTCAATCAAGTTTCAATTGCCACTGAAGGACTGAAAGATGCTCAACAACCT ATTATGGATTTGATGGGCGTGAGTTCtaaaatacaagaaaaaatTGGTAGTAGCAAAGATTTTCCTGATGACCTTCACGAAGATGATTGCATG AGCCTGAGGCTCTTGAAGCTGACATGGGAAACGAGTCCAAAGTGGATGGAGTGCCTTTTTCTCTCCAACGCGATAATCAAACTGATTATGATGAGGACCTTATCTTGCCCCAGAACCAATAGGGCAGACTGGAGCTCAACCTGCTCGAGTTCATGTTAA
- the LOC106391171 gene encoding uncharacterized protein LOC106391171 isoform X7: MASTKFQPIISTFPWIFYVSSICCSDPDGLFVHKEMRIEELPNIMDLMGVSSKIQEKIGSSKDFPDDLHEDDCMSLRLLKLTWETSPKWMECLFLSNAIIKLIMMRTLSCPRTNRADWSSTCSSSC; this comes from the exons ATGGCGAGCACCAAATTCCAGCCAATCATATCTACGTTTCCTTGGATCTTCTATGTTTCATCTATATGTTG CTCAGATCCAGATGGGCTATTTGTGCATAAAGAGATGAGGATTGAAGAACTACCTAAT ATTATGGATTTGATGGGCGTGAGTTCtaaaatacaagaaaaaatTGGTAGTAGCAAAGATTTTCCTGATGACCTTCACGAAGATGATTGCATG AGCCTGAGGCTCTTGAAGCTGACATGGGAAACGAGTCCAAAGTGGATGGAGTGCCTTTTTCTCTCCAACGCGATAATCAAACTGATTATGATGAGGACCTTATCTTGCCCCAGAACCAATAGGGCAGACTGGAGCTCAACCTGCTCGAGTTCATGTTAA
- the LOC106391171 gene encoding uncharacterized protein LOC106391171 isoform X5 has translation MASTKFQPIISTFPWIFYVSSIYPDGLFVHKEMRIEELPNAFNLNQVSIATEGLKDAQQPIMDLMGVSSKIQEKIGSSKDFPDDLHEDDCMSLRLLKLTWETSPKWMECLFLSNAIIKLIMMRTLSCPRTNRADWSSTCSSSC, from the exons ATGGCGAGCACCAAATTCCAGCCAATCATATCTACGTTTCCTTGGATCTTCTATGTTTCATCTATAT ATCCAGATGGGCTATTTGTGCATAAAGAGATGAGGATTGAAGAACTACCTAAT GCTTTCAATCTCAATCAAGTTTCAATTGCCACTGAAGGACTGAAAGATGCTCAACAACCT ATTATGGATTTGATGGGCGTGAGTTCtaaaatacaagaaaaaatTGGTAGTAGCAAAGATTTTCCTGATGACCTTCACGAAGATGATTGCATG AGCCTGAGGCTCTTGAAGCTGACATGGGAAACGAGTCCAAAGTGGATGGAGTGCCTTTTTCTCTCCAACGCGATAATCAAACTGATTATGATGAGGACCTTATCTTGCCCCAGAACCAATAGGGCAGACTGGAGCTCAACCTGCTCGAGTTCATGTTAA
- the LOC106391171 gene encoding uncharacterized protein LOC106391171 isoform X4 produces MWSSQRFLTPNRPQTLTDIHGEHQIPANHIYVSLDLLCFIYISDPDGLFVHKEMRIEELPNIMDLMGVSSKIQEKIGSSKDFPDDLHEDDCMSLRLLKLTWETSPKWMECLFLSNAIIKLIMMRTLSCPRTNRADWSSTCSSSC; encoded by the exons ATGTGGTCCTCTCAGAGATTTTTAACCCCAAATCGACCTCAAACGTTGACAGACATCCATGGCGAGCACCAAATTCCAGCCAATCATATCTACGTTTCCTTGGATCTTCTATGTTTCATCTATAT CTCAGATCCAGATGGGCTATTTGTGCATAAAGAGATGAGGATTGAAGAACTACCTAAT ATTATGGATTTGATGGGCGTGAGTTCtaaaatacaagaaaaaatTGGTAGTAGCAAAGATTTTCCTGATGACCTTCACGAAGATGATTGCATG AGCCTGAGGCTCTTGAAGCTGACATGGGAAACGAGTCCAAAGTGGATGGAGTGCCTTTTTCTCTCCAACGCGATAATCAAACTGATTATGATGAGGACCTTATCTTGCCCCAGAACCAATAGGGCAGACTGGAGCTCAACCTGCTCGAGTTCATGTTAA